A window from Drosophila subobscura isolate 14011-0131.10 chromosome O, UCBerk_Dsub_1.0, whole genome shotgun sequence encodes these proteins:
- the LOC117897295 gene encoding lipase 3-like, which translates to MISRLVLLLLLAAGSLVDFATSNSLSLVGMHNYPVEQHRLTTRDGYILTIFRIPYSQREGGRKQVVFLQHGITGSSDDWLLSGPNSGLPFLLADAGFDVWLGNSRGNENGRAHKILDPKNDTFWKFSWHEIGAYDLPAQIDYVLRKTKQAALHFVGHSQGGTAYVVMLAEHPKYNEKIMTTNLLAPLAFCSNMESKLMTLVLKVNDYMVEGEYTPGSLTQHTLSEVVCSTMIGKHLCQDMLFTLIGGKSPHINRTLIPQLGNKASFGFSNRLLKHYAQVFKTGRFAKYDHGNATNLRVYGTSRPPLYELSNVAPADRVNMFYSDNDQLLSAEDAQTLGQRIAATQHHVKVKNWNHLDYVYATDVVQVIYRQLIQSIRDYEASPI; encoded by the exons ATGATTAGTCGGTTggttctgttgcttttgttggctgctggcagcttgGTTGACTTTGCCACATCGAATTCT CTGAGTCTCGTTGGCATGCACAACTATCCGGTGGAGCAGCACAGGCTGACGACGAGAGATGGCTACATCCTCACCATATTTCGCATTCCGTACTCGCAGCGTGAAGGCGGACGCAAGCAGGTTGTCTTCCTGCAGCACGGCATCACTGGCTCCTCCGATGATTGGCTGCTGAGCGGCCCCAACAGTGGGCTGCCATTTCTGCTGGCCGATGCGGGCTTTGACGTGTGGCTGGGCAACTCTCGGGGCAATGAAAACGGACGCGCGCACAAGATACTGGATCCCAAGAACGACACATTCTGGAAGTTTAGCTGGCACGAGATTGGGGCCTACGATCTGCCAGCACAGATCGACTATGTGCTGAGGAAAACGAAGCAAGCGGCGCTGCATTTTGTTGGTCACTCACAGGGCGGCACCGCCTACGTGGTGATGCTCGCGGAGCATCCAAAGTACAATGAGAAAATAATGACAACAAATCTGCTGGCACCCCTGGCCTTCTGCAGCAATATGGAATCGAAGCTTATGACGCTGGTACTGAAGGTAAACGATTACATGGTCGAGGGGGAGTATACTCCGGGCAGCCTGACGCAGCACACGTTATCCGAAGTGGTGTGCTCCACCATGATTGGGAAGCACCTCTGTCAGGACATGCTGTTCACGCTCATCGGTGGCAAGTCGCCGCACATAAACAGG ACACTCATCCCGCAGCTGGGAAATAAGGCATCATTCGGCTTCTCCAACAGGCTGCTGAAGCACTACGCGCAGGTGTTCAAAACGGGTCGCTTTGCCAAGTACGATCATGGGAATGCCACGAATCTGAGGGTTTACGGTACGAGTCGGCCGCCACTCTACGAGCTGAGCAACGTTGCGCCGGCAGACAGGGTGAATATGTTCTACAGCGACAACGACCAGCTGCTGTCAGCTGAGGATGCGCAGACACTTGGCCAGCGCATTGCTGCCACTCAGCATCACGTGAAGGTGAAGAACTGGAACCATTTGGATTATGTTTACGCCACAGACGTCGTGCAGGTCATCTACCGACAGCTAATTCAATCGATCCGTGACTACGAGGCGAGTCCCATCTGA
- the LOC117897287 gene encoding meckelin → MCFLSVLVLVVLMHFGSCSLSSIMPPASPVPVPTPHTFRFQKPQQCLKHEFYNLNYFDCVPCNEAGDTGKLQPDKFSCKCPAGHLSIYERGKTWPTCDEICSTAPDRSENCTTVWLPQPKPATHCSWQYLNATSVFASQLPVHPLISGIILTKTNPASNSSDCQSCDQTYNFRYQDYCLADGLLRPYLHYNAFWQSTTSGRQSPNGATATHFGDLKFVAFFCLTLRNDTACQQLANLCGLSHYSLEKHSPCSAFLLTQVSDVVMKYAHSGEQVRSLQPFLFYKKGKTTKDLLSKTLQLADRKQLQLFSTSFGLEGRLKRWGPFTLDMVNLCPQPAPTLRLAQPKGEAEVSCQLSLERLIDLASQQANDNYLTLFLNFSSNWQFLLHQLPVLIETLSPENQRPQQEEWQLVKRFQLIAALPRDTRHHQTVPHYEDGHKLQVYRSLRYVEDLELHYTLDEKHKDRVGLPLIRLRYRHIELTGNASLSESYPFRLRVTYQQTARGWDWLIMEVALPLLLLLAFTAAAFRLQNLRRRRHAELCQTSSLLEFLLQLASNVAYALLATALLLLALHASSPHLLRPLIYSACLLQLIFLGVHLWRSSQLELFLIDWERPRSSCEGQRLNLDSSSLCSSVRTYVAESSVSAWRILFMANAWIRLSVAQKYSTLGQVFMLVAVYQFLEQHTHGHVGLRCALISGSYIFTYLLQIMGHRLLINNPLQKFIDLCSLANISLFSLLEPGFGYYIHGRSPHGFADTDMSSMILQLQKTQNMSGRRGLLMDSDKQAYIILPPRNLHIYLERLLLPFQRSVTGSLSQTLLYQKDIIPSIDGQIERTSIAYASVNRFFCAFIDHAIKDMDYIIKEKTLLEKLFNCEIDNYITENKGTFYIDDSLSFSRVLLLGNHLNIFVLEILLLLTIFLMTSNLLIAGALACVFNLLLRHIFRVWVRRNVSRKTLIDERFLL, encoded by the exons ATGTGCTTCCTCTCGGTGCTCGTGTTGGTGGTCCTAATGCACTTTGGGAGCTGCTCTCTGTCGAGCATAATGCCGCCAGCGTCGCCAGTGCCGGTGCCCACGCCCCACACATTTCGATTCCAGAAACCGCAGCAGTGCCTCAAGCATGAGTTCTACAACCTCAACTACTTTGACTGTGTGCCATGCAACGAGGCTGGAGACACAGGAAAACTGCAGCCAGACA AATTCTCCTGCAAGTGCCCTGCCGGACATTTATCCATCTATGAGCGTGGCAAGACTTGGCCCACCTGCGACGAGATATGCTCCACAGCGCCGGACCGCAGCGAGAACTGCACAAcggtgtggctgccacagcccaAGCCTGCCACGCACTGCAGCTGGCAGTACCTCAATGCGACCTCGGTCTTTGCCAGCCAATTGCCAGTTCATCCGCTGATCTCTGGCATCATTCTGACCAAAACGAATCCCgcgagcaacagcagcgactgcCAGAGCTGCGATCAGACGTACAATTTCCGCTACCAGGACTACTGCCTGGCCGATGGTCTGCTGCGCCCCTACCTCCACTACAATGCCTTCTGGCAGTCCACAACCAGCGGGAGGCAGAGCCCGAatggagccaccgccacccactTTGGTGACCTCAAGTTCGTGGCCTTCTTCTGCCTGACCCTGAGGAACGACACTGCCTGCCAGCAGTTGGCAAACCTGTGCGGGCTCTCGCACTACTCCCTCGAGAAGCATTCGCCCTGCAGCGCCTTCCTGCTCACGCAGGTCTCGGATGTCGTGATGAAGTATGCCCATTCCGGGGAGCAGGTGCGCTCGCTGCAGCCGTTTCTCTTCTACAAAAAGGGCAAGACCACCAAGGATCTGCTCTCGAAGACCCTCCAGCTGGCGGACCGCAAGCAGCTGCAACTTTTCAGCACCAGCTTTGGCCTGGAGGGCAGACTGAAGCGCTGGGGACCGTTCACACTGGACATGGTTAATCTGTGCCCACAGCCAGCTCCAACTCTGCGACTTGCCCAACCCAAAGGCGAGGCGGAGGTGTCTTGTCAACTCTCTCTGGAGCGGCTCATAGActtggccagccagcaggccaACGATAATTACCTCACGCTCTTCCTCAACTTTAGCAGCAACTGGCAGTTcctgctccaccagctgccCGTGCTCATCGAGACCCTGTCGCCAGAGAATCAG CGCccgcagcaggaggagtggcAGCTGGTGAAACGTTTCCAACTTATTGCCGCCCTGCCCAGGGACACTCGCCATCATCAGACTGTGCCGCACTACGAGGATGGCCACAAGCTGCAGGTGTATCGCTCGCTGCGCTACGTCGAGGATCTGGAACTGCACTACACGCTGGACGAGAAGCACAAAGATCGTGTGGGACTGCCCCTCATTCGTCTCCGCTATCGCCACATCGAGTTGACAGGCAATGCCTCGCTCTCCGAGTCCTATCCATTCCGGCTGAGGGTTACTTACCAGCAAACGGCGCGAGGTTGGGACTGGCTCATCATGGAAGTGGCGctcccgctgctccttctgttggCCTTCACGGCGGCGGCCTTTCGCTTGCAGAACCTGCGGCGCAGGCGCCATGCGGAGCTCTGTCAGACCAGCAGCCTGTTGGAATTTCTGCTCCAACTGGCCAGCAATGTGGCATACGCCCTCTTGGccactgctctgctgctgctggccctgcaCGCCTCCAGCCCCCACCTGCTCAGGCCTCTGATATATTCCGCctgtctgctgcagctgatttTCCTGGGTGTGCACCTGTGGCGTTCCAGCCAGCTCGAGCTTTTTCTCATCGACTGGGAACGACCACGTAGCAGCTGCGAGGGTCAGCGCCTCAACCTGGACAGCTCCTCGCTCTGCTCCAGCGTGCGCACCTACGTGGCCGAGAGCAGTGTGTCCGCCTGGCGCATTCTCTTCATGGCCAATGCCTGGATACGCCTCAGTGTGGCCCAGAAATACTCCACCCTGGGACAGGTTTTCATGCTCGTGGCAGTGTACCAGTTCCTggagcagcacacacatggccaTGTGGGTCTGCGCTGTGCGCTGATCTCGGGCAGCTACATATTCACGTATCTACTACAGATCATGGGACATCGTCTGCTCATCAACAATCCCCTACAGAAGTTTATTGATCTCTGCAGCTTGGCCAACATTTCACTGTTCTCGCTGCTGGAGCCTGGCTTTGGTTACTACATCCACGGCAGGTCGCCGCATGGCTTTGCGGACACGGACATGTCTTCCATGATCCTACAGCTGCAGAAGACTCAGAACATGTCCGGGCGTCGTGGCCTGCTCATGGACTCTGACAAGCAGGCCTACATCATACTGCCGCCAAGAAATTTGCA CATCTACTTggagcgcctgctgctgccgtttcaGCGCAGTGTCACTGGCAGCCTGTCGCAGACGCTGCTCTACCAGAAGGACATCATACCCAGCATCGATGGTCAGATAGAGCGCACATCCATAGCCTATGCGAGCGTGAATCGTTTCTTTTGCGCCTTCATTGATCAT GCCATCAAGGACATGGACTACATCATCAAGGAAAAGACGCTGCTGGAAAAGTTGTTCAACTGCGAGATCGACAACTACATTACGGAGA ACAAGGGAACCTTCTACATTGACGACTCGCTCAGCTTCTCTcgggtgctgctgttgggcaaTCATCTGAACATCTTTGTGCTGGAGATCCTACTGCTGTTAACCATCTTCCTGATGACTTCCAATCTGCTGATTGCTGGCGCTCTGGCTTGTGTCTTCAATTTG cTACTGCGTCACATCTTCCGCGTTTGGGTGCGTCGCAATGTCTCCCGCAAGACACTCATCGATGAGCGTTTCCTGTTGTAG